From the Streptomyces sp. NBC_00390 genome, the window ACGGACGGGGCCGTCGCGGCTGCCACGGGTGCCACAGGTGCCACAGGTGCCGGCGAAGGGCCGGCCCTGCTGCTCGGCCAGTACCTCGCAGCTCTCGGCATCATCACGCCCGAGGAGGAAGAGACGCTCCACGTCCGTATGGTCAAGGGCGCGGCCGCCCTCGGCCACCGCCGGATCGTCTTCAAGCCGCACCCGACCGCTCCGGCCTCCTGGACGCGCACGCTGGAGCGCGAGGCGGCGGCGCTGGACATCGAACTGACCGTGCTGGACCGGCCGTTGCTGGCCGAGGTGCTCTACCGGCAGCTGCGTCCGGCCCTGGTGGCAGGCTGCTTCTCGACCGCGCTGTTCACAGCGAGCACCTTCTACGGCATTCCGGTCGCCCGGATCGGCACGGAGCCGCTGCTGGACCGGCTCACGCCCTACCAGAACAGCAACAGGGTGCCGCTGACGATCGTCGACGCGCTGCTGCCGGACCTGGCGGCGGGCGCCGCGGGTACACCGGCGGAGGCGGGCGAGCGGCTCACGGGGCTGCTCAGCGCGGTGGGCTTCGCGATGCAGCCGCAGCTGCGGGCGGATCTGCGGCCTGCGGCGGAGCGTTTTCTCAGCAGTGGCGGGGACTCGGGCGTGTGGCGCTACTTCAAGCGCCGCCGGCTGACGGTGCTGGGCCTGCCGGGCGGCCTCCCGGTCCCGCGCAATGCGGCGGTCCGCCGCGTGGTGCGCAGGGCACGCCGCCTGAAGCGCGCGGCGCTGGGCTGAGGGCCGGACCGCTTCCGGGGGCTCCGGCTTCCGGCACCGGGCGGGGTCGGGGTCTGTTCCCCGCCCCGCCCTTTTCCGTTTCCGGGCTCCGCCCCGAACCCCGCGCTCCGCCGGTGCCGCACGCACCCGTCGGGGCTCTGCCCCGAACCCCGGCCTCAATCGCCGGCGGGGCTCAGAACGGCACCCGGTCCGGACATCGCGGCCCGGGAACCTTCACGGCGGCGGGCTCGGAAGGGCACCGGCCCGGACATCGCGGCCCGGGAACCTTCACGCCGGCGGGGCGGACACGACCTGGTCCGGACACGCGGCCGGGGAACCTTCACGCCGACGGCCCCAGCACCGCCCCCACGCCCGCCACCACCGCCGCCAGTCCCGTCTCGAAGCCCTCGTCGTGGTGGGCGAACAGTTCGAACCCCGCTTCCGCAGCCAGCGGGTAGTCCGTCAGCCGTTCCGCTCGCGCGGCCAGGTCGTAGCCGGGGCCGCCCTGCGCCGGGTCCGGACCCATCGCCTGCTCCTCGATGACGTAGCCGATCGTGTAGCTGTACGCGGTGAGC encodes:
- a CDS encoding polysialyltransferase family glycosyltransferase, encoding MRTTQIFYASSLYGAATLAAAIDSGCFGPADRRLLLVANNATTPETTLSLDKMPGFRALRDRFDGVLSWNETIAPFHPGGWAPRGDDIPLWERYLRQLWDLGDDRIELAVESIQVNPALAIAQLFPEAALDVYADGLMSYGPTRSKIDPLVGERVRRLFHLDLVPGLQPLLLAEFGAQPQIIPAEAFVKVIDELSDAVQDATDGAVAAATGATGATGAGEGPALLLGQYLAALGIITPEEEETLHVRMVKGAAALGHRRIVFKPHPTAPASWTRTLEREAAALDIELTVLDRPLLAEVLYRQLRPALVAGCFSTALFTASTFYGIPVARIGTEPLLDRLTPYQNSNRVPLTIVDALLPDLAAGAAGTPAEAGERLTGLLSAVGFAMQPQLRADLRPAAERFLSSGGDSGVWRYFKRRRLTVLGLPGGLPVPRNAAVRRVVRRARRLKRAALG